The genomic region ATCGGCCAAGTGCTTCTGGAAGGGCTGGATATCGAATCCGTACGAGTCAGTGCCAGGGATCTGGTGACTTTGATACCTGCTGGAAACAGGTTGCATAAAGTGGAGGAGTTGCACGAAGGCGGCGCAACGCGTGCGCGCTTGTTACAGGCCGCGCTGCAGGAAAAGCTGCAGGATCAGGCGTTCGTGTTATATGACTGCCCGCCCTCCTCCGGAATGTTGGTGGCGAATGCAGTATTTGCGGCAGATGAGGTGTTGATACCGGTCACTGGAGACTATCTCTCTCTCAATGGGCTGGCAAAAATGATGGCAACACTGAAAAAATTTGAGCCTTTTTTGGAAAAACCCCTACAACAGTGGATTGAGCTAAGTCGTTTGATTCCGCGTCGGCGGCTTGCCAAAGAGGTACAGGCCAAAGTGCTTGAGCATTTTCCGGGACGTGTGTTGGCGACGCCGATTCGTGAGGCGGCGGTGATGGCGGAGTGCCCGGGCGCGGGGCGGACGATC from Gammaproteobacteria bacterium (ex Lamellibrachia satsuma) harbors:
- a CDS encoding ParA family protein; its protein translation is MRRIAVINQKGGVGKTTITTNLGHALALLGHRVTVIDLDPQGQLAASFGIFRPPSKGIGQVLLEGLDIESVRVSARDLVTLIPAGNRLHKVEELHEGGATRARLLQAALQEKLQDQAFVLYDCPPSSGMLVANAVFAADEVLIPVTGDYLSLNGLAKMMATLKKFEPFLEKPLQQWIELSRLIPRRRLAKEVQAKVLEHFPGRVLATPIREAAVMAECPGAGRTIFEYRGSSRSAKEFNLLAQDVVERRTMQ